A DNA window from Mesorhizobium sp. C432A contains the following coding sequences:
- a CDS encoding DUF6361 family protein, which produces MLQPQLGWVWLSQSERHAAEASLADAGPDGTRDELGFGVIHFAYADRFFPGTSVQHTSLRYVWFICWALQEMAERSPGGLFSDAMFAEIEDRTGHKLLEKYGHKDGTGIIGGRVLRKGGSPVSKPSGIYWSALRTWGLLAPLESTAAPPYRSDLTRHWDLLTRRDRPEVDASSERRAIFVNPPDMPTGWARKKGELSFELDLGTREDEKIRAGWSKLRDPEGNISLLSRLAERRQAAPAAITSPVVRKLCSSTEILKLTRADQAASLVCLARALYIAMVGDLKRADGSTVRSPDQMLASALGTHKAKALALDLDRLEQDDVHALGGLKPLLIAVQHWVAREMSDYSYLQPTFLKREYALKDDRALLLNGSDDRRKPWEPFEPWPLTYRWEKVSGFLNELAPAA; this is translated from the coding sequence TTGCTGCAACCGCAACTGGGCTGGGTCTGGCTCTCTCAATCGGAACGCCATGCTGCAGAGGCTAGTCTCGCCGACGCGGGACCGGACGGTACGCGCGACGAACTTGGGTTCGGCGTGATCCATTTCGCCTATGCCGACCGGTTCTTCCCCGGCACCTCGGTCCAGCACACCAGCCTACGGTATGTCTGGTTCATCTGCTGGGCGCTGCAGGAGATGGCTGAGCGATCCCCTGGCGGCCTCTTCTCCGATGCAATGTTCGCTGAGATCGAGGACCGTACCGGTCACAAGCTTCTCGAAAAATACGGTCACAAAGACGGCACCGGGATCATTGGCGGTCGCGTCCTGCGCAAAGGGGGCAGCCCCGTATCCAAGCCCAGCGGGATCTACTGGAGCGCGCTCAGAACATGGGGACTGCTCGCTCCACTCGAGTCCACCGCAGCTCCGCCGTATCGCAGCGATCTTACTCGGCATTGGGATCTGCTGACGCGCCGTGACCGCCCAGAGGTCGACGCCAGCAGCGAGCGACGCGCCATCTTCGTCAATCCGCCCGACATGCCGACAGGATGGGCGAGGAAGAAGGGAGAGCTCAGTTTCGAGCTAGATCTCGGGACACGGGAGGATGAGAAGATCCGCGCCGGTTGGTCGAAGCTGCGCGATCCGGAAGGAAACATATCGCTCTTGTCGCGTCTCGCGGAGCGCCGGCAAGCAGCGCCTGCGGCGATCACCAGTCCGGTCGTACGCAAGCTCTGCTCTTCGACAGAAATTCTGAAGCTCACCCGCGCCGACCAGGCCGCATCGCTCGTCTGCCTGGCGCGCGCCCTTTACATCGCCATGGTCGGCGATCTCAAAAGGGCGGACGGGTCTACAGTGCGATCGCCTGACCAAATGCTGGCAAGTGCCCTTGGCACCCATAAAGCGAAAGCGCTCGCGTTGGACCTCGACCGTCTCGAACAGGACGACGTGCACGCGCTCGGCGGGCTGAAACCCCTCCTCATTGCGGTCCAGCACTGGGTGGCGAGGGAGATGTCCGACTACAGCTATCTTCAACCGACCTTCCTGAAACGCGAATATGCGCTGAAGGATGATCGCGCGCTGCTGTTGAACGGCTCGGATGATCGACGGAAACCGTGGGAGCCGTTCGAACCATGGCCCCTGACCTATCGCTGGGAAAAGGTCTCCGGCTTCCTGAACGAACTGGCGCCGGCGGCATGA